A portion of the Sulfuricurvum kujiense DSM 16994 genome contains these proteins:
- a CDS encoding prepilin-type N-terminal cleavage/methylation domain-containing protein, whose product MKLREGFTLIELILVIVIIGILSTVAIPKFSNLIDNSKIASELSTAASVQSAVDATHGEWITNNCPFIWGNEQNSTLLNAEGYPDAADMGDTANPFKNLLKNSDNGDWSRNDSFNPPRYYGPATNGGTKDRNLAHKPEGNDYWEYNATVGTFKLIEP is encoded by the coding sequence ATGAAATTGCGAGAAGGCTTTACCCTCATAGAGCTTATTCTCGTGATCGTTATTATCGGAATTCTCTCGACCGTGGCGATTCCAAAATTTTCCAACCTCATCGATAACTCCAAAATCGCTTCCGAACTCTCAACCGCCGCTTCCGTACAAAGTGCCGTCGATGCGACACACGGAGAATGGATCACCAACAACTGCCCCTTTATTTGGGGAAATGAACAAAATTCTACTCTGCTGAATGCTGAAGGATACCCTGATGCGGCCGACATGGGCGATACCGCCAACCCATTTAAAAATCTTCTCAAAAACAGTGACAATGGAGATTGGTCGAGAAACGACAGCTTTAACCCTCCCCGCTACTATGGTCCCGCCACTAACGGCGGAACCAAAGATCGTAATTTAGCGCATAAACCGGAGGGAAACGATTATTGGGAATACAACGCAACCGTAGGGACGTTTAAGCTGATCGAGCCGTAA
- the leuA gene encoding 2-isopropylmalate synthase, giving the protein MKHASAGKYRPYPQVDLPNRIWPTKTITHAPIWCSVDLRDGNQALITPMNLDQKLSLFSLLLKLGFKNIEVGFPSASKVEFDFLRTLVEQKLIPDDVTVQVLVQAREHLIDKTFEALAGVKKAIVHLYNSTSVAQRKIVFGKEQDEIIALALEGVDMVKERAAKHDGEIMLEYSPESFTGTELEFAARICNAVTDRWGISAERKVVINLPATVEMATPNVYADQIEWMSRHLTNREHVLISTHTHNDRGTSVAATELALLAGADRVEGTLLSNGERTGNVDIITLALNMYTQGVDPELDFSDLETVVRVVEECTDMKTHERHPYVGELVYTAFSGSHQDAINKGLAYQRSKEDPFWEVPYLPIDPQDVGRNYEGIIRINSQSGKGGVAYVLEDKFGYSLPKKMHPEIGRIVQQVTDEAGRELTSEEILDIFEKTYFGEPHDIEFVDYSVISESAKEHSAKCVLEYTHNGKAIRSEGVGNGPIDACKNALMVEYSHNFKILSYSEHSRGELSSAEAVAYIEIQTESLEKFFGVGCDNDITVASIKAMFSALNRAFS; this is encoded by the coding sequence ATGAAACACGCATCCGCGGGCAAATACCGCCCTTATCCTCAAGTTGATTTGCCGAATCGTATTTGGCCTACCAAAACCATCACACACGCCCCTATCTGGTGCAGTGTCGATCTTCGCGACGGAAACCAGGCGTTGATCACCCCGATGAATTTGGATCAAAAACTTTCTCTCTTCTCACTCTTGCTGAAACTCGGATTCAAAAACATCGAAGTGGGCTTCCCTTCCGCGTCAAAGGTAGAGTTTGACTTTTTGCGCACCTTGGTCGAGCAAAAGTTAATCCCCGATGATGTGACGGTACAGGTGCTTGTCCAAGCGCGCGAACACTTGATCGACAAAACGTTCGAAGCTTTGGCAGGGGTCAAAAAAGCGATTGTCCATTTGTACAACTCCACGTCGGTGGCGCAGCGCAAGATCGTTTTCGGAAAAGAGCAGGACGAGATCATCGCATTGGCGTTAGAGGGGGTCGATATGGTGAAAGAGCGCGCGGCCAAGCACGACGGCGAGATCATGCTCGAATACTCCCCCGAGAGTTTTACGGGGACGGAGCTTGAATTTGCGGCCCGTATCTGTAACGCCGTGACCGATCGATGGGGAATCAGCGCGGAGCGCAAAGTGGTGATTAATCTTCCCGCAACGGTCGAGATGGCGACGCCGAACGTCTATGCCGATCAGATCGAGTGGATGAGCCGCCATCTCACCAACCGCGAGCACGTATTGATCTCGACCCATACCCATAACGACCGCGGAACCTCCGTTGCCGCGACGGAGTTGGCGTTGTTGGCGGGTGCTGATCGTGTCGAGGGGACGTTGCTCAGCAACGGCGAGCGTACCGGAAACGTCGATATCATCACGTTGGCGCTGAACATGTATACCCAAGGAGTCGATCCGGAGTTGGACTTCAGTGATTTGGAGACGGTCGTTCGCGTCGTCGAAGAGTGTACCGACATGAAAACCCATGAGCGTCATCCGTACGTCGGAGAGCTTGTTTATACGGCGTTTTCGGGATCGCACCAAGACGCGATCAACAAAGGGTTGGCGTATCAGCGTTCCAAAGAGGACCCGTTTTGGGAAGTTCCGTATTTGCCGATCGATCCGCAGGACGTGGGGCGCAACTACGAGGGGATCATCCGTATCAACTCCCAGTCAGGCAAAGGGGGCGTTGCCTATGTCCTCGAAGATAAATTCGGCTATTCATTGCCGAAGAAAATGCATCCTGAAATCGGGCGCATTGTTCAGCAGGTGACCGACGAAGCAGGTCGAGAACTCACCAGTGAAGAGATTTTGGATATTTTCGAGAAGACCTATTTCGGTGAGCCGCATGACATCGAGTTCGTCGATTACTCGGTAATTTCGGAGAGTGCGAAAGAGCACTCGGCCAAATGTGTGTTGGAATACACCCACAACGGCAAAGCGATCCGAAGCGAAGGGGTGGGGAACGGTCCGATCGATGCGTGTAAAAATGCATTGATGGTGGAGTATTCGCATAACTTTAAAATCCTTTCGTACAGCGAGCACTCACGCGGAGAGCTTTCTAGTGCCGAAGCGGTCGCCTACATCGAGATTCAAACGGAGAGTTTGGAAAAATTCTTCGGTGTCGGATGCGATAACGATATCACCGTCGCATCGATCAAAGCGATGTTCAGCGCTCTTAATAGAGCGTTTTCGTAA
- the alaS gene encoding alanine--tRNA ligase yields MDVREAFLAFFESKQHERVPSSPLVPDDATLLFTNAGMVPFKSIFTGDIPIPANPRATSAQTCIRAGGKHNDLENVGHTARHHTFFEMLGNFSFGDYFKEEAIAHAWEFVTEVMKLPKEKLWVTVHESDDEAEEIWKKHIAADRIMRLGDKDNFWQMGDTGPCGPCSEIFIDQGAEHFNGPEDYMGGDGDRFLEIWNLVFMQYERNAKGELKPLPKPSIDTGMGLERATAVLEGVTSNYDSTLFMPIIKKVEALIGKPYVYATGASYRVIADHIRTVTFLLAQGTNFSNEGRGYVLRRILRRAVRHGYLLGFTKPFMFEVADTVAELMGKQYPYIVEKLAVLKEQIMLEEERFFKTIASGIELFNEELKNTKGTFSGEVAFKLYDTFGFPLDLTEDMLREKNLSLDVETFETLMSEQRKRAKAAWKGSGDAHVEGDFKTLLETFGVNTFIGYAYTKAPVKIQALLGENFERVDQLHAHQKGWVLLEETPFYAESGGQCGDTGTLDDKATVLDTKKFHGLNLSHIETKATLSVGDTVNALVDPERNEIAKHHSATHLLHAALYEVLGEHISQAGSLVEHNRLRFDFSHPKAMSHEEIALVEERVNYHVFHALEGMTREMSIDDAKKSGAKAQFGEKYGDTVRVVNFGTASIEFCGGVHVDNTATIGTFVIVKESGVSAGVRRIEAVCGNAAYNLFKQQRHLLEEVEASVKNRDVLAGIERLKEQVKTLKHEMSALASSAKEELAVTMIGSTAVVVAELGAGDIKERIDELKNQHDSVAVLLFQIKDDKVLLAAGAKNTPLKAGDWIKTIAPILGGGGGGRPDFAQAGGKDASKLGEAKDAALAYVTKELSK; encoded by the coding sequence ATGGATGTCCGCGAAGCCTTTTTGGCCTTTTTTGAATCAAAACAACACGAACGGGTTCCAAGTTCCCCACTTGTTCCCGATGATGCTACCCTCCTTTTTACCAATGCCGGTATGGTTCCGTTCAAGTCGATTTTTACGGGCGATATCCCTATCCCTGCCAACCCGCGCGCTACGAGTGCGCAAACATGTATCCGCGCCGGCGGTAAACATAATGACTTAGAGAACGTCGGTCATACGGCGCGTCACCATACGTTTTTCGAGATGCTCGGAAACTTCAGTTTCGGTGATTACTTCAAAGAAGAAGCAATCGCCCATGCATGGGAATTCGTTACCGAAGTGATGAAACTTCCGAAAGAGAAGTTGTGGGTTACCGTCCATGAGAGCGATGACGAAGCCGAAGAAATTTGGAAAAAGCATATCGCGGCGGATCGCATCATGCGTCTTGGGGATAAAGACAACTTCTGGCAGATGGGAGATACCGGACCGTGCGGACCGTGTTCGGAAATCTTCATCGATCAGGGTGCGGAACATTTTAACGGACCGGAAGACTACATGGGAGGAGACGGGGATCGATTCTTGGAAATCTGGAACCTCGTTTTCATGCAGTACGAGCGTAATGCCAAAGGTGAACTCAAACCTCTTCCGAAACCTTCCATCGATACGGGGATGGGTTTAGAGCGTGCTACCGCGGTGCTCGAAGGGGTCACCAGCAACTATGACAGCACCCTGTTTATGCCGATCATTAAAAAAGTAGAAGCCCTTATCGGAAAGCCGTACGTCTACGCTACGGGCGCCTCGTACCGTGTTATCGCCGATCATATCCGTACCGTTACGTTTTTACTTGCGCAGGGGACAAACTTCTCGAATGAAGGGCGCGGATACGTCTTGCGCCGTATCCTACGCCGTGCGGTTCGTCATGGGTATTTGCTCGGATTTACGAAACCGTTTATGTTTGAAGTGGCGGATACCGTAGCAGAGCTTATGGGGAAACAATACCCGTATATTGTCGAAAAACTTGCCGTCCTGAAAGAACAAATCATGCTCGAAGAGGAACGTTTCTTTAAAACGATCGCATCGGGAATCGAACTCTTTAACGAAGAGCTCAAAAATACCAAAGGGACGTTCAGCGGCGAAGTAGCATTCAAACTCTACGATACGTTCGGATTCCCGCTTGATCTGACCGAAGATATGCTGAGAGAGAAAAATCTTTCCCTCGATGTAGAGACGTTTGAGACGTTGATGTCTGAACAGCGCAAACGGGCAAAAGCGGCATGGAAAGGATCAGGTGACGCGCACGTCGAGGGGGATTTTAAAACCCTCCTCGAAACCTTCGGCGTCAACACGTTTATCGGTTATGCCTATACCAAAGCACCGGTTAAAATCCAAGCCCTTTTAGGGGAGAATTTCGAACGGGTCGATCAGCTTCATGCGCATCAAAAAGGTTGGGTCCTTCTCGAAGAGACCCCGTTCTATGCCGAAAGCGGCGGACAATGCGGTGATACCGGAACGTTGGATGATAAAGCAACCGTACTGGACACGAAAAAATTTCACGGATTGAACCTCTCCCATATTGAAACTAAAGCAACTCTCAGTGTCGGTGATACGGTAAACGCGCTCGTCGATCCGGAACGCAATGAAATCGCAAAACACCACTCGGCAACCCATTTGCTTCATGCCGCGTTGTATGAGGTGTTGGGAGAACATATCTCTCAAGCGGGATCATTGGTCGAACATAACCGCCTCCGCTTCGACTTCTCGCATCCTAAGGCGATGAGCCATGAAGAGATCGCTCTCGTCGAAGAGCGTGTCAATTATCATGTTTTCCATGCATTAGAGGGTATGACGCGCGAGATGAGCATCGACGATGCGAAAAAAAGCGGTGCGAAAGCACAGTTTGGAGAAAAATACGGCGATACGGTACGCGTCGTCAATTTCGGAACTGCATCAATCGAGTTTTGCGGCGGTGTCCACGTCGATAATACCGCAACCATCGGAACATTCGTCATCGTCAAAGAGAGCGGTGTGAGTGCAGGTGTGCGCCGTATCGAAGCGGTATGCGGAAATGCGGCCTACAACCTCTTTAAACAACAGCGTCATCTTCTCGAAGAGGTCGAAGCATCGGTCAAAAACCGCGATGTTTTGGCGGGTATCGAGCGTCTAAAAGAGCAGGTTAAAACGTTAAAACACGAGATGAGCGCATTGGCATCTTCGGCGAAAGAAGAGCTTGCCGTTACGATGATCGGCTCAACGGCGGTAGTGGTTGCCGAGCTCGGTGCGGGGGATATCAAAGAGCGTATCGATGAGCTTAAAAATCAGCACGATTCGGTCGCGGTACTCCTTTTCCAAATCAAAGATGACAAAGTGCTTCTCGCGGCAGGTGCTAAAAACACGCCTCTCAAAGCGGGTGACTGGATCAAAACAATCGCTCCGATCCTCGGCGGCGGCGGCGGGGGACGCCCGGATTTTGCCCAAGCGGGCGGGAAAGACGCTTCCAAACTCGGTGAAGCCAAAGATGCGGCATTGGCGTATGTGACAAAGGAACTTTCAAAATGA
- a CDS encoding type II secretion system protein, with translation MKRRAFTLIELIMVIVIIGVLAAVAIPKYKNLQQNAEVKALIKTTMDTVSSAANAAVNQVGLENNTTYTLEDLVKVSGKGWTYNAADANGTYTYVTTKGIVSTIRLNSDTRSITYMIECSNFVDAVSQEKCLSDLNVTSKAGADFNETTTY, from the coding sequence ATGAAACGTCGTGCATTTACACTTATCGAACTTATCATGGTCATCGTCATTATCGGAGTATTAGCGGCTGTTGCTATTCCGAAATACAAGAATTTACAGCAAAATGCTGAAGTCAAGGCCCTCATTAAAACCACAATGGATACCGTATCAAGTGCGGCTAATGCGGCTGTCAATCAAGTCGGATTGGAAAACAACACGACTTATACATTGGAAGACCTTGTTAAAGTCTCCGGAAAAGGGTGGACCTACAATGCTGCGGATGCAAACGGTACCTATACTTATGTAACAACAAAAGGAATCGTTTCAACCATCAGACTTAATTCAGATACCAGAAGCATAACCTATATGATTGAGTGTAGCAATTTCGTCGATGCTGTCAGCCAAGAAAAATGTTTGAGCGATTTGAATGTTACATCAAAAGCAGGTGCAGATTTTAACGAGACAACTACGTATTAA